In Nocardia yunnanensis, one DNA window encodes the following:
- the rpe gene encoding ribulose-phosphate 3-epimerase: MIAPSILSADFARLADELAAIEGADWVHVDVMDNHFVPNLTLGLPIVQSLLKVTDIPMDCHLMIENPERWAPGYAEAGAYNVTFHAEATDNPIAVARDIRAAGAKAGLSVKPNTPIEPYLEILREFDTLLVMSVEPGFGGQSFIAHVLDKAKQVRRLVDAGELRLVVEIDGGINMDTIEQAAEAGVDCFVAGSAVYGTPDPAATVEVLRQKAIAVDAALSQRRTQSPPQ; this comes from the coding sequence ATGATCGCCCCGTCCATCCTGTCCGCCGACTTCGCGCGCCTGGCCGATGAGCTGGCGGCCATCGAGGGCGCCGACTGGGTGCACGTCGATGTGATGGACAACCATTTCGTGCCGAACCTGACACTGGGCCTGCCGATCGTGCAGAGCCTGCTGAAGGTCACCGACATTCCGATGGACTGCCATCTGATGATCGAGAATCCGGAACGCTGGGCCCCGGGCTACGCGGAGGCCGGCGCCTACAACGTCACCTTCCACGCCGAGGCCACCGACAATCCGATCGCGGTGGCGCGCGACATCCGCGCGGCGGGTGCGAAGGCGGGCCTGTCGGTGAAGCCGAACACCCCGATCGAGCCCTACCTCGAGATTTTGCGGGAATTCGACACCCTGCTGGTGATGAGTGTCGAACCCGGTTTCGGCGGACAGTCTTTCATCGCGCACGTGCTCGACAAGGCCAAGCAGGTGCGCCGCCTGGTCGATGCCGGCGAGCTGCGCCTGGTGGTGGAGATCGACGGCGGCATCAATATGGACACCATCGAACAGGCCGCCGAGGCGGGCGTGGACTGCTTCGTCGCCGGATCCGCGGTGTACGGGACCCCGGACCCGGCCGCGACGGTGGAAGTCTTGCGGCAGAAGGCGATCGCGGTCGACGCCGCACTGAGTCAGCGCCGCACCCAGTCACCGCCGCAGTAG
- a CDS encoding riboflavin synthase produces the protein MFTGIVEELGEIVATEQVDDSARLTIRGPLVTSDAGHGDSIAVNGVCLTVVDQQVEGDTFTVDVMAETLHRSSIGGLSVGSRVNLERAAAVDSRLGGHIVQGHVDGTGTIVSHTPYENWEVVRISLPDSIARYVVEKGSITVDGISLTVSGLGIAPEAYADGAKDWLEVSLIPTTRELTTLGTAPVGTVVNLEVDIIAKYVERLVQRG, from the coding sequence ATGTTCACAGGCATCGTCGAGGAGCTGGGCGAGATCGTCGCCACCGAACAGGTGGACGATTCGGCGCGACTCACCATCCGCGGCCCCCTGGTCACCTCCGATGCCGGGCACGGGGATTCGATCGCCGTCAACGGCGTCTGCCTCACCGTCGTCGACCAGCAGGTCGAGGGCGACACCTTCACCGTCGACGTGATGGCCGAGACCCTGCACCGCTCCAGCATCGGCGGCCTGAGCGTCGGCTCGCGGGTCAACCTGGAACGCGCCGCCGCCGTCGACAGCCGCCTCGGCGGCCACATCGTGCAGGGCCACGTCGACGGCACCGGCACCATCGTCTCCCACACCCCCTACGAGAACTGGGAGGTGGTGCGAATCTCCTTGCCCGACAGCATCGCTCGCTACGTCGTGGAGAAGGGCTCCATCACCGTCGACGGCATCTCGCTGACCGTCTCCGGCCTCGGCATCGCCCCCGAGGCATACGCCGACGGCGCCAAGGACTGGCTCGAGGTCTCCCTCATCCCCACCACCCGCGAGCTCACCACCCTCGGCACCGCCCCGGTCGGCACCGTCGTGAACCTCGAGGTCGACATCATCGCCAAGTACGTGGAGCGCCTCGTGCAGCGCGGCTGA
- a CDS encoding bifunctional 3,4-dihydroxy-2-butanone-4-phosphate synthase/GTP cyclohydrolase II, with translation MTRFDTIERAVADIAAGKAVVVVDDEGRENEGDLIFAAEKATPELVAFMIRYTSGYICVPLTGDDCDRLGLPPMYAVNQDKHGTAYTVAVDARVGITTGISAADRATTMRVLADPSAKSDDLTRPGHVVPLRAKDGGVLRRPGHTEAAIDLARMAGLSPAGVICEIVSQKNEGDMARTDELRVFADEHDLALISIADMIAWRRRNEKHVKQVAEAKLPTEFGDFRAIGYESEYDDAEHVALVMGDIGDGRDVLVRVHSECLTGDAFGSLRCDCGPQLDAALAMIAEQGRGVLLYMRGHEGRGIGLLHKLQAYQLQDGGDDTVDANLNLGLPADARDYGIGAQILADLGITSMRLLTNNPDKRAGIEGYGLSISERVAMPVRANKHNLRYLRTKRDRMGHDLVGLEDLDLGETAN, from the coding sequence GTGACCAGGTTCGACACCATCGAGCGCGCAGTCGCCGACATCGCCGCCGGTAAGGCGGTCGTCGTCGTCGACGACGAGGGCCGGGAGAACGAGGGCGACCTCATCTTCGCCGCGGAGAAGGCGACACCGGAGCTGGTGGCCTTCATGATCCGCTACACCTCCGGTTACATCTGTGTGCCGCTCACCGGGGACGACTGCGATCGGCTGGGCCTGCCCCCGATGTACGCGGTCAACCAGGACAAGCACGGCACCGCCTACACCGTCGCCGTCGATGCCCGCGTCGGCATCACCACCGGCATCTCCGCCGCCGACCGCGCCACCACCATGCGCGTGCTGGCCGACCCGAGCGCCAAATCCGACGATCTGACCCGTCCGGGTCACGTGGTTCCGTTGCGCGCCAAGGACGGTGGCGTGCTGCGCCGCCCCGGCCACACCGAGGCCGCCATCGATCTGGCCCGCATGGCCGGGCTCAGCCCCGCCGGCGTCATCTGCGAGATCGTGTCGCAGAAGAACGAGGGCGATATGGCGCGCACCGACGAGCTGCGCGTGTTCGCCGACGAACACGATCTGGCGCTGATCTCCATCGCCGACATGATCGCCTGGCGTCGCCGCAACGAGAAGCACGTCAAGCAGGTCGCGGAAGCCAAGCTGCCCACCGAGTTCGGTGATTTCCGGGCTATCGGCTACGAGAGCGAATACGACGACGCCGAGCACGTCGCCCTGGTGATGGGTGATATCGGCGACGGCCGCGACGTGCTGGTGCGCGTGCACTCCGAATGCCTCACCGGCGATGCCTTCGGCTCGCTGCGCTGCGACTGCGGCCCGCAGCTGGACGCCGCGCTGGCGATGATCGCCGAGCAGGGCCGCGGCGTGCTGCTCTACATGCGCGGCCACGAGGGCCGCGGCATCGGGCTGCTGCACAAGCTGCAGGCCTACCAGCTGCAGGACGGCGGCGACGACACCGTCGACGCCAACCTCAACCTGGGCCTGCCCGCCGACGCCCGCGACTACGGCATCGGCGCGCAGATCCTCGCCGATCTCGGCATCACCTCCATGCGGCTGCTGACCAACAACCCGGACAAGCGCGCGGGCATCGAGGGCTACGGCCTGTCCATCAGCGAGCGGGTCGCCATGCCGGTGCGCGCCAACAAGCACAATCTGCGCTATCTCCGCACCAAGCGGGACCGGATGGGGCACGACCTGGTC